In Maridesulfovibrio sp., a single genomic region encodes these proteins:
- a CDS encoding response regulator yields the protein MRPFNPERVQTRIGLLIIFISLITFVISGAYDYTSMRGEMLRELNEKADGLVERLSESLITPLWNVDQAAINRIILSEMIDKRIEAILVTEDNGKNVFSGKTRDREWNIIDFDNWPTGRLIKRKAEISIMGQPIGAVEVFLTPKFIQDELYQSLLKSLMRTVLLVVLLMVTLFVTMHRILISPIIRLTQTAKQISVDKNYSARVNFKSQGEMKTLLDNFNNMLQQIEEQDQKLKEYSGQLQEKIHQSNKNLENSYRELKEINRELEQARDAAEAASQSKSQFMANVSHEIRTPMNAIIGMADLTLSTDLTSKQREFLKIIVSSGRVLLRLINDILDFSKMEADRLSLEEVNFNLHRLVHDVSDLFVDQMVDSQTELAIDIHPDVPKRVIADPLRLRQVLINLTANAFKFTNKGEITITVSATEIAPGKSEIMFAVKDTGIGISEDIQPYLFEPFRQADGSTTRKYGGTGLGLTISRGIVELMGGNIWVRSSPGKGSTFYFSIVPEVAPDTSSNDFSLPEELQGAEVLVVDDNLAVRSVLSRYLRQFGFSPVSAASGEDALDLLASGSEHHFRMALVDLKLPGMGGDEVCKAIRKNFSREELPILMITSTDVDAALAKADQAGINRLMTKPLRQEPLFDSIMNTFGYEVRKDFFHESHRQPTAEFSGFRILLVEDNPINRQVAEQILAPTGVDMKSASNGSKAVSMIQKETFDLVLMDIQMPEMDGYQATEIIRTQMGLTNLPIIAMTAHAMRGDKEKCLTAGMNDYLSKPIDKEQLISTLRRFLVKAEKQTEKKHESSNPPPAAIPQTNSAAILDLDDALERIGGDMDILIKIVGNFKEYNTDFCAETDEMINSGKLKEAGEKAHTLKGSAANISAAALSAAALELERACKSDSEEAARTALTRTAEQMGLLFRKIRDLRKKHS from the coding sequence ATGAGACCATTCAACCCGGAAAGAGTCCAGACCAGGATCGGCCTGCTGATTATATTCATTTCACTCATTACTTTCGTAATATCGGGTGCATATGATTATACCTCCATGCGCGGCGAGATGCTGCGGGAATTGAACGAAAAGGCCGACGGACTGGTGGAAAGACTGTCCGAGTCACTCATCACCCCGCTCTGGAACGTTGACCAGGCGGCCATAAATCGAATTATCCTTTCGGAAATGATTGATAAAAGGATTGAGGCGATACTGGTAACCGAGGATAACGGCAAAAACGTTTTTTCAGGCAAAACCCGTGACCGCGAATGGAACATAATAGACTTCGACAACTGGCCCACCGGAAGACTGATCAAGCGCAAAGCCGAAATATCAATCATGGGGCAGCCCATAGGCGCGGTGGAAGTTTTCCTGACTCCGAAATTCATTCAGGACGAACTGTACCAGTCCCTTCTGAAGTCCCTGATGCGCACCGTGCTGCTGGTTGTGCTGCTGATGGTGACACTGTTTGTTACCATGCACCGCATACTGATCTCACCGATCATCAGACTCACCCAGACCGCAAAGCAGATTTCCGTGGACAAGAACTACAGCGCCAGGGTCAATTTCAAATCACAGGGTGAAATGAAAACCCTGCTGGACAACTTTAACAACATGCTGCAGCAGATTGAAGAGCAGGACCAGAAACTCAAGGAATACAGCGGACAGCTGCAGGAAAAAATACACCAGAGCAACAAGAACCTGGAAAACAGCTACCGGGAGCTGAAGGAGATCAACCGGGAACTGGAACAGGCCAGAGACGCGGCAGAAGCAGCCTCCCAGTCAAAAAGCCAGTTTATGGCCAACGTCAGCCACGAAATAAGAACCCCGATGAATGCAATCATCGGCATGGCGGACCTTACCCTCTCCACCGACCTTACTTCCAAGCAAAGAGAATTCCTCAAAATCATAGTCAGTTCAGGACGGGTCCTGCTCAGACTCATTAACGACATCCTCGACTTTTCCAAGATGGAGGCCGACAGGTTAAGTCTTGAGGAGGTCAACTTCAACCTGCATCGGCTGGTCCATGATGTTTCGGATCTTTTCGTTGACCAGATGGTCGATTCTCAGACAGAACTGGCCATAGACATCCATCCGGATGTTCCCAAGCGCGTAATTGCAGACCCCTTAAGGCTGCGGCAGGTTCTTATCAATTTGACCGCCAATGCCTTCAAATTCACAAACAAGGGCGAAATAACCATCACCGTCTCCGCAACTGAAATTGCACCGGGAAAATCGGAAATTATGTTTGCGGTAAAGGACACCGGGATCGGCATATCCGAGGACATCCAGCCCTATCTTTTCGAGCCGTTCAGACAGGCGGACGGGTCTACAACCCGTAAATACGGCGGCACAGGGCTCGGATTGACCATTTCCAGAGGGATTGTAGAACTTATGGGGGGAAATATCTGGGTGCGCAGCAGTCCCGGCAAGGGCAGCACTTTTTATTTCTCCATAGTCCCGGAAGTGGCTCCGGACACATCTTCAAATGATTTTTCACTGCCTGAAGAACTGCAGGGCGCAGAAGTTCTTGTCGTTGATGACAATCTGGCTGTAAGAAGCGTTCTTTCCCGCTACCTCAGGCAATTCGGATTTTCCCCGGTTTCTGCAGCATCGGGAGAGGATGCACTTGACCTCTTGGCAAGCGGCTCCGAACACCATTTCAGAATGGCGCTGGTAGACCTCAAGCTCCCCGGTATGGGCGGAGACGAAGTCTGCAAGGCTATCAGGAAAAATTTTTCACGGGAGGAACTGCCCATTCTCATGATCACGTCCACGGATGTGGACGCGGCTCTGGCAAAAGCCGACCAGGCCGGCATTAACAGGCTCATGACCAAACCCCTGCGGCAGGAGCCTCTCTTTGACTCCATAATGAACACATTCGGGTACGAAGTGCGCAAAGACTTTTTCCATGAATCGCACCGCCAACCGACCGCAGAATTCAGCGGCTTCAGGATTCTTCTGGTGGAGGACAACCCCATCAACAGACAGGTTGCTGAACAGATTCTTGCACCGACCGGAGTTGATATGAAAAGTGCCTCCAACGGCAGCAAAGCCGTATCCATGATACAAAAGGAGACATTCGACCTTGTGCTCATGGACATCCAGATGCCGGAGATGGACGGATACCAGGCAACAGAAATAATCCGGACCCAGATGGGGCTTACTAACCTACCGATCATCGCCATGACCGCACACGCAATGCGCGGGGACAAGGAAAAATGCCTGACAGCCGGAATGAACGACTATCTTTCCAAACCCATCGATAAAGAACAGCTGATAAGCACCCTGCGCCGATTTTTAGTTAAGGCCGAAAAACAGACCGAGAAAAAACACGAAAGCAGCAATCCGCCACCTGCGGCAATACCGCAAACCAATAGTGCAGCAATATTAGACCTGGACGATGCTCTGGAACGCATAGGCGGAGACATGGATATACTGATTAAGATCGTCGGCAACTTCAAAGAATACAACACGGATTTCTGCGCCGAAACGGATGAGATGATAAACAGCGGCAAGCTCAAGGAAGCCGGAGAAAAAGCACATACTCTGAAAGGCTCTGCGGCCAATATTTCCGCTGCAGCATTGTCGGCAGCAGCGCTGGAACTGGAAAGAGCCTGTAAATCGGATTCAGAGGAAGCTGCGCGAACGGCGCTGACCCGTACAGCGGAACAGATGGGACTACTTTTCCGGAAAATCCGTGACTTGAGGAAAAAACACAGCTGA
- a CDS encoding NAD+ synthase yields MKIALLQLNLTVGDIEGNISLILDGVNKAAGLGAELCVTSELAITGYPPRDLLLNADFVSRCRDAVDEISRSMPEGVALLAGGVDLNREYAGNPLRNAAWLIRKGVETEVFYKWLLPTYDVFDEQRYFEPADTVNYFDFKGVRFGVTICEDVWNDREGCAHKRYGGNPIPDIVEKGADVLLNLSASPFNVGKQGEREKLLADIATKYKMPVMYANQVGGNDDLVFDGRSCVFYADGRLAARGNGFSEDVVVVETDGSGGTVAEDDFCEESEAWRAMVLGLNNYLSKTGFSKVVLGLSGGIDSALTAAVAAEALGPENVTGVLMPSPYSSKGSVDDSLALVENIGIHSVTIPINNLMKEFEQALAPTFEGLPENVTEENIQSRIRGNLVMAISNKMGALLVTTGNKSELAVGYCTIYGDMAGGLAVISDLYKTLVFRICRWLNEQGRGEIIPPSIITKPPSAELRPGQKDEDSLPPYDILDRIIELRVERHLAESEIIAETGFHPETVRYVLRLIKISEFKRKQAAPGLKITSRAFGTGWRMPIACRFTG; encoded by the coding sequence ATGAAAATAGCACTGTTACAGCTGAATCTGACCGTAGGGGACATTGAGGGTAACATTAGCCTTATTCTGGACGGAGTGAACAAAGCTGCCGGACTCGGAGCGGAACTCTGTGTGACATCCGAACTGGCGATTACCGGATATCCGCCTCGGGATCTGCTGCTGAATGCTGATTTTGTGTCCCGCTGCCGGGATGCGGTGGATGAGATTTCCCGCAGCATGCCCGAAGGAGTCGCCCTGCTTGCCGGCGGGGTGGACCTTAATCGCGAATATGCCGGGAACCCGTTGCGGAATGCCGCCTGGCTTATAAGGAAAGGAGTCGAGACGGAAGTCTTTTATAAATGGCTCCTGCCCACATATGACGTTTTTGATGAACAGCGTTATTTCGAACCTGCGGATACAGTAAATTACTTTGATTTCAAGGGCGTCCGTTTCGGCGTGACCATCTGCGAGGATGTCTGGAACGATCGCGAAGGCTGCGCGCATAAACGCTACGGCGGTAATCCCATACCGGACATTGTGGAGAAAGGCGCGGATGTCCTGCTCAACCTTTCCGCTTCCCCGTTCAATGTGGGCAAGCAGGGCGAGCGGGAGAAGCTTCTTGCGGACATTGCCACCAAATATAAAATGCCGGTCATGTACGCCAATCAGGTCGGCGGGAACGATGATCTGGTTTTTGACGGCAGAAGCTGTGTTTTTTACGCGGACGGCAGACTTGCCGCACGCGGTAACGGATTTTCCGAGGACGTGGTTGTGGTTGAAACCGACGGTTCCGGCGGGACCGTGGCCGAAGACGATTTCTGCGAGGAATCCGAAGCATGGCGGGCCATGGTTCTGGGATTGAACAATTACCTTTCCAAGACCGGATTTTCCAAGGTAGTGCTTGGGCTTTCCGGGGGCATAGATTCCGCCCTGACCGCAGCCGTGGCCGCAGAAGCTCTGGGGCCTGAAAATGTAACCGGAGTTCTTATGCCCTCGCCGTATTCCAGCAAAGGCAGCGTGGATGATTCCCTTGCCCTTGTTGAAAACATCGGTATCCATTCCGTGACCATCCCCATAAATAACCTGATGAAGGAATTCGAACAGGCTCTGGCGCCCACCTTTGAAGGGCTTCCCGAGAATGTCACCGAGGAAAATATCCAGTCCCGCATTCGCGGCAATCTGGTGATGGCCATCTCCAACAAGATGGGAGCCCTGCTGGTGACGACCGGGAACAAGAGCGAGCTGGCAGTCGGCTACTGTACTATTTACGGGGACATGGCCGGAGGGCTGGCCGTCATATCCGACCTGTACAAGACCCTTGTCTTCCGAATCTGCCGCTGGCTCAACGAACAGGGCCGGGGAGAGATCATTCCTCCTTCGATAATTACAAAACCGCCGTCCGCAGAACTGCGGCCCGGACAGAAGGATGAGGACTCCCTGCCGCCGTATGATATTCTGGACCGCATCATCGAGTTGCGTGTGGAGCGTCATCTGGCTGAGAGCGAGATCATCGCAGAAACCGGCTTCCACCCGGAAACCGTGCGTTATGTGCTGCGGTTGATCAAGATATCCGAGTTCAAGCGCAAACAGGCCGCTCCGGGACTTAAGATCACATCACGAGCTTTTGGCACCGGTTGGAGAATGCCCATAGCCTGCCGCTTTACCGGGTGA
- a CDS encoding 6-hydroxymethylpterin diphosphokinase MptE-like protein, with the protein MSAYPFLKDNIEALATYNPPFYSWLSSQEIDEEQLKGSLFKNRWNILDWKMENGKGIFETLMPNLVYKGWKVTEKADTSATFIVGCNVGYGLNHVLMSTPDTHKVIVSEPNPELLLACLGQTDYRPFMESGKLHFCTVDENSLMSIIKELDLQFVYGKIYLRLDLPSQQIGPEYARWAATIRNRMESFSVEMTTLRLKQDVMVGNELDNFSRTVNDGSITPLKGAGKGLGAVVLGAGPSLAEFGPELAKNPGQVIYTTSLQGLPAVQKTGIKPHFCIGIDYNASMGRVYGQLDKEWAKDIPLIYSTKLDHKVLSEYPGPTIPMWTMGGLGTFALNNHEEIFDAGSNVSVTLARFLDWCGFEHILLVGQDFAWKGRHSHAEGHQNANANYNKSILVDLKNAEGEDITSTVQYLSSKREMEDDIKKLNAGIFNLYGGGAEIIGAPNVDMHKVHMEGLLASVPGRMDYFMTAMNMARTPRKIPRFEPRSPRWTASLNRVTKRLEKLFRKHAKNQKEIHKALHEVYFFIRQDPLYLPYLYNEILDIAGLARARSSYEPKDFPHYKRIIKKTLKKIRHMDRCLCLDENRQAA; encoded by the coding sequence ATGTCAGCTTATCCTTTTCTTAAAGACAACATCGAAGCGTTAGCAACATACAACCCGCCCTTTTACTCCTGGCTGAGCAGTCAGGAGATTGACGAAGAGCAACTCAAGGGTTCACTCTTCAAAAACAGATGGAATATTCTCGACTGGAAGATGGAAAACGGCAAGGGCATATTCGAAACCCTCATGCCGAACCTCGTCTACAAGGGTTGGAAGGTTACCGAAAAGGCTGACACAAGTGCGACATTCATTGTCGGCTGCAACGTGGGATACGGTTTGAACCACGTGCTGATGAGCACCCCTGACACCCACAAGGTAATTGTATCCGAGCCCAATCCCGAACTGCTCCTGGCCTGCCTCGGACAGACCGATTACAGGCCGTTTATGGAAAGCGGCAAGCTCCATTTCTGCACAGTCGATGAAAACTCACTGATGAGTATCATTAAAGAACTCGACCTTCAATTCGTATACGGCAAAATTTATCTGCGGCTTGACCTGCCCAGCCAGCAGATCGGACCGGAGTATGCCCGCTGGGCCGCAACCATCAGAAACAGAATGGAATCTTTCAGCGTTGAGATGACCACTCTGCGGTTGAAGCAGGACGTCATGGTCGGCAACGAACTGGACAATTTTTCGCGCACGGTGAACGATGGCTCCATCACCCCGCTCAAGGGGGCGGGTAAGGGACTCGGAGCAGTAGTACTCGGCGCCGGTCCTTCGCTGGCCGAATTCGGACCGGAACTGGCAAAAAATCCGGGGCAGGTTATCTACACAACCTCGCTTCAGGGACTTCCGGCAGTTCAAAAAACCGGCATCAAGCCGCATTTCTGCATCGGTATCGACTACAACGCCTCCATGGGCCGAGTTTACGGACAGCTGGATAAGGAATGGGCCAAGGATATTCCGCTCATCTACTCCACCAAGCTGGACCACAAGGTTCTTTCCGAATACCCCGGACCGACCATCCCCATGTGGACCATGGGCGGTCTCGGAACTTTCGCCCTTAACAACCACGAAGAGATATTCGATGCCGGAAGTAACGTCAGCGTTACCCTGGCAAGATTTCTGGACTGGTGCGGATTCGAACACATCCTGCTGGTCGGCCAGGACTTCGCCTGGAAAGGCAGACATTCTCATGCCGAAGGGCACCAGAACGCCAATGCCAATTACAACAAGAGCATCCTTGTTGATTTAAAGAATGCCGAGGGAGAAGACATAACCTCCACCGTTCAGTACCTGTCCTCCAAGCGTGAGATGGAGGACGACATAAAGAAGCTGAACGCAGGAATTTTCAACCTGTACGGCGGCGGAGCGGAAATCATCGGAGCGCCCAACGTGGACATGCACAAGGTGCACATGGAAGGGCTCCTTGCTTCGGTTCCGGGCCGCATGGACTATTTCATGACCGCCATGAACATGGCCCGCACTCCCAGAAAAATTCCGCGTTTTGAGCCGCGAAGCCCGCGCTGGACAGCCTCCCTCAACCGAGTAACCAAGCGACTGGAAAAGCTTTTCCGCAAGCATGCAAAAAACCAGAAGGAAATCCATAAGGCCCTGCACGAAGTGTATTTCTTCATCCGTCAGGACCCGCTCTACCTGCCCTACCTGTACAACGAAATTCTCGATATCGCGGGTCTGGCAAGAGCGCGCTCAAGCTACGAGCCGAAGGATTTTCCACACTACAAGAGAATCATCAAAAAAACGCTCAAAAAAATCCGCCACATGGACCGCTGTCTGTGTCTTGACGAAAACAGACAGGCTGCCTGA
- a CDS encoding cysteine synthase produces the protein MFAKDILELVGGTPLVEIRGLNPNKNVKILAKLESMNPGGSIKDRAAGAMIRKAEESGELTPDKVIIEATSGNTGIGLAMACAVKGYKLMLIMPETASEERKMIMRAYGAEIMLTPGHLATDGAIELAYRYYREEPDKYLLMDQYNNEASIDAHYYGTGQEIWDQTEGKVTHVVACLGTTGTVMGITKRLKELNRDIQMVAVEPGPGHKIQGLKNMQESYPPGIYDKQKLDRIIRVQDNDAFDACRRLAKEEGVFVGMSSGAAMAGAAQVAADLNDGLVVTIFPDGGERYLSTPLFRPQVLRGPKIFDQCTGGDKVLSLSESETGLFTMGPSFDNPYDPEAFRRIVLLDVLARHLEREGTKVSALVGLADLEDQTLAVSRERGVDRNSFSREVTTAVSKAAHLLGVRESMRFARASDSVDRAVELCRTLLAHGLAYEKLRSVYFDISRDKGYGQMSNMDIDKVSLGKTVDMDDYVKENPRDFTLLKRATLQDLKLGDIIETEWGNVRPSWFMQQAVTALEGLPGVSLMLAGEIHRFPHLENLRAIWAGAGVSPQVWMVAQPVLPGGPVLPCVDELIEKAGQPMAVRMWMLSSSYKKPLVCSDQAVSMWVKNQQRVQELAAGLSVLAGDSGEVSEDIDQEVFTLKSGLSQALNDNLKLHRFWPILFSFTKAINSQLSAGKLAAREARFCLDQLLEVDDILGILDHDALPLPFTSLPEEVKDMLEQRELARAKKDFATADALRDKLLAAGFNVEDSAEGARIFRVK, from the coding sequence ATGTTTGCTAAAGATATTTTGGAACTGGTCGGCGGAACTCCGCTTGTTGAGATTCGTGGACTTAATCCCAATAAAAACGTCAAGATTCTGGCTAAACTGGAGTCAATGAATCCCGGCGGGTCCATCAAAGACCGCGCTGCAGGGGCCATGATCCGCAAAGCCGAGGAGTCCGGGGAACTGACTCCGGATAAAGTCATTATTGAGGCAACCTCCGGCAATACCGGAATCGGGCTGGCCATGGCCTGTGCGGTGAAGGGCTACAAGCTGATGCTGATCATGCCTGAAACGGCTTCCGAGGAGCGCAAGATGATCATGCGTGCCTACGGAGCTGAAATAATGCTTACTCCGGGCCATCTTGCCACGGACGGGGCGATTGAGCTGGCCTATCGTTATTATCGTGAAGAGCCGGACAAGTACCTGCTGATGGACCAGTACAACAACGAGGCCTCCATAGACGCTCATTATTACGGCACCGGACAGGAAATATGGGATCAGACCGAAGGGAAAGTCACCCATGTGGTGGCCTGCCTCGGAACAACCGGCACGGTCATGGGCATCACCAAGCGGCTCAAGGAACTTAACCGGGATATCCAGATGGTAGCGGTTGAGCCCGGTCCCGGACACAAGATTCAGGGCTTGAAAAATATGCAGGAGTCCTATCCTCCCGGAATCTACGACAAGCAGAAGCTCGACCGCATCATCCGTGTGCAGGATAATGACGCCTTTGATGCCTGCCGCAGGCTTGCCAAAGAGGAAGGGGTCTTCGTCGGCATGAGTTCCGGTGCGGCCATGGCCGGTGCCGCCCAGGTGGCTGCAGACCTCAACGACGGGCTGGTAGTGACCATTTTTCCTGACGGCGGTGAACGCTATCTTTCCACTCCGCTGTTCCGTCCGCAGGTATTGCGGGGGCCGAAGATTTTCGACCAGTGCACCGGTGGCGACAAAGTGCTGTCCCTTTCCGAATCCGAAACAGGGCTTTTCACCATGGGGCCGTCCTTTGACAACCCTTATGACCCTGAAGCGTTCAGACGCATAGTTCTTCTGGATGTGCTGGCCAGACATCTGGAGCGGGAGGGAACCAAGGTTTCGGCCCTTGTCGGGTTGGCCGATCTGGAAGACCAGACCCTTGCGGTTTCCCGTGAGCGGGGAGTGGACCGCAACAGTTTTTCCCGCGAGGTGACAACAGCCGTAAGCAAGGCCGCGCATCTGCTTGGCGTGCGCGAAAGCATGCGCTTCGCCCGCGCCTCCGATTCCGTTGACCGTGCCGTGGAACTGTGCCGGACACTGCTGGCCCACGGACTGGCTTATGAAAAACTGCGTTCAGTTTATTTCGATATCTCCCGCGACAAGGGCTACGGCCAGATGTCCAACATGGACATAGACAAGGTCAGCCTTGGCAAGACCGTGGACATGGATGATTACGTCAAGGAGAATCCGCGCGATTTCACCCTGCTCAAAAGAGCCACATTGCAGGACCTCAAACTCGGCGATATCATTGAAACCGAATGGGGCAACGTGCGCCCCAGCTGGTTCATGCAGCAGGCCGTAACCGCTCTTGAAGGACTGCCCGGAGTGAGCCTGATGCTGGCCGGAGAGATTCACCGCTTTCCGCATCTTGAAAATCTGCGTGCAATCTGGGCCGGGGCCGGGGTTTCCCCGCAGGTCTGGATGGTGGCCCAGCCGGTGCTGCCGGGCGGGCCGGTACTGCCCTGCGTGGATGAACTGATAGAAAAGGCCGGTCAACCCATGGCCGTGCGTATGTGGATGCTGTCCTCGTCTTACAAGAAGCCGCTGGTGTGCAGCGATCAGGCCGTTTCCATGTGGGTCAAGAACCAGCAGCGGGTGCAGGAACTTGCAGCCGGTCTGAGTGTGTTGGCCGGGGATTCCGGGGAAGTTTCCGAGGATATTGATCAGGAGGTTTTCACCCTCAAGAGCGGGCTTTCCCAAGCACTTAACGATAACCTCAAGCTGCACCGTTTCTGGCCCATACTGTTCAGTTTTACCAAGGCCATAAACTCGCAACTCAGCGCCGGGAAGCTGGCTGCACGCGAGGCCCGGTTCTGTCTGGATCAGCTGCTTGAAGTGGATGATATCCTCGGTATTCTGGATCACGATGCGCTGCCGCTGCCATTCACGTCCCTGCCCGAAGAGGTCAAGGATATGCTGGAGCAGCGGGAGCTCGCCCGTGCCAAAAAGGATTTCGCCACAGCCGATGCATTGCGGGACAAGCTGCTTGCCGCCGGATTCAATGTGGAAGACAGCGCCGAGGGGGCACGGATTTTCCGGGTCAAGTAG
- a CDS encoding ATP-binding protein — protein sequence MKLLIENFYNIKQAELDFKRFNILIGPQAAGKSLIAKVLYFLNESILTNHLTHSTSTEQISQDTFNLFHSIFETKTLQKNFSINIFATNNYSYSFNQDGLSTPKNDPIKEIINKNYTSLEKEILDGIKKTVSGLKRIDINSKELEEDPLYQKLYQDFLTTLADSTNYLPTKKHLFIPASRALVNILQDNSFWVTNEGVDIILSRFGKRYFSNLKTLTAKNNFSCPELQDLIKGEVQHTTSGYSITNTEHQVSLHNASSGQQAIVPLLIALHESAIPYQDRYIEEPEAHIFPDAQHSLIKYIAKTHNQTKGQMTITTHSPYILTAVNNLIYAGTVGKQSAEKAAKVRNIIPENQWLNAEDVAAYMVEADGTVRSIMDKDTGLIDADSIDDVSGKIGTEFDQLLDIEYEEGAANG from the coding sequence ATGAAATTACTGATTGAGAATTTTTACAATATCAAACAGGCCGAACTGGACTTCAAGAGATTCAATATACTGATAGGCCCTCAGGCAGCCGGAAAAAGTTTGATTGCGAAGGTTCTTTATTTTCTAAATGAAAGCATACTTACTAATCACCTTACACACTCTACAAGTACTGAGCAGATATCTCAGGATACTTTCAATTTATTTCACTCCATCTTCGAGACAAAAACGCTGCAGAAAAATTTTTCCATTAATATCTTTGCGACGAACAACTATTCGTACTCTTTTAATCAGGATGGACTAAGCACACCGAAAAACGACCCGATTAAAGAAATAATAAACAAAAATTATACTTCTCTGGAAAAAGAAATACTGGACGGAATAAAAAAAACTGTTTCCGGACTGAAAAGAATAGATATCAACAGTAAGGAATTGGAAGAGGACCCACTTTATCAAAAACTTTATCAGGATTTCCTGACAACCCTTGCAGACAGCACAAATTACCTTCCAACCAAAAAACATCTTTTCATTCCGGCATCAAGGGCATTGGTTAATATACTCCAAGATAATTCCTTTTGGGTAACAAATGAGGGAGTTGACATCATACTAAGCCGTTTTGGCAAAAGATATTTCAGTAATTTAAAAACATTAACTGCCAAAAACAATTTTTCATGCCCTGAACTTCAGGATTTGATCAAAGGAGAAGTACAACACACAACCAGTGGTTATTCAATCACCAACACAGAACATCAGGTAAGTCTTCATAATGCATCATCAGGCCAACAGGCAATTGTCCCGTTATTAATAGCCCTGCATGAGTCCGCTATTCCTTACCAAGACAGATATATCGAAGAACCGGAAGCACACATCTTCCCTGACGCGCAGCACAGCCTTATTAAGTACATCGCAAAAACACATAATCAAACAAAAGGTCAGATGACCATAACCACCCACAGCCCATACATCCTCACTGCCGTAAACAACCTGATTTACGCCGGAACAGTTGGCAAGCAGAGTGCGGAGAAAGCTGCAAAAGTCCGTAACATAATCCCCGAAAACCAGTGGCTTAATGCAGAGGATGTTGCTGCTTATATGGTTGAGGCCGACGGTACAGTCAGATCAATCATGGACAAGGACACTGGACTGATTGATGCGGACAGTATTGACGATGTATCAGGAAAAATTGGCACAGAATTCGATCAGCTTCTGGACATTGAGTACGAAGAAGGGGCGGCAAATGGTTAG